Proteins encoded within one genomic window of Oncorhynchus nerka isolate Pitt River linkage group LG9b, Oner_Uvic_2.0, whole genome shotgun sequence:
- the LOC115114846 gene encoding E3 ubiquitin-protein ligase RNF152-like yields the protein MHTHTLREQDCLWFDILCLTLTQQTKLMIMETVSQRNLMLECQICLNCYNLQYRPKLLDCQHTYCSVCLTQMKMSLSELRCPWCRSVTTLPPGVSVSQLPDDPDIMAVISVPSPPEYTPVFFKQLLSNTCYLSIDHQERATVPGLGEEHGEREEGCCKSSFTTRAGLVVLLGFVLLLCTL from the exons atgcacacacacacactgagggaaCAAGACTGTTTGTGGTTTGACATCTTGTGCCTGACATTGACACAACAAACCAAACTCATGATTATGGAAACCGTCTCACAACGAAACCTCATGTTAGAATGTCAGATCTGTCTGAACTGCTACAATTTGCAGTACAGGCCCAAGCTCTTGGACTGCCAACACACCTACTGCTCTGTGTGCTTGACCCAGATGAAGATGAGCCTGAGTGAGCTGCGCTGCCCCTGGTGTCGCTCTGTCACCACCCTGCCACCTGGGGTCTCCGTCTCCCAGCTCCCAGATGACCCGGACATTATGGCCgtcatctctgtcccatcccCCCCGGAATACACACCGGTCTTCTTCAAACAGCTGCTTAGTAACACCTGCTACCTGTCTATAGACCACCAAGAGAGGGCCACAGT GCCAGGGTTGGGGGAGgaacatggggagagggaggaaggttgTTGTAAGAGCTCGTTCACGACCAGGGCAGGCTTAGTGGTTCTTCTGGGTTTTGTCCTACTCTTATGTACATT ATGA
- the LOC115113946 gene encoding glutamate decarboxylase 1-like, producing MEGQQWNSEILDKLHSQNSNICGHIMDYLQLPESIIEHAKPGGQVLAESKQHRSSSDINPPQTASDNTCSITKDFSCIYSKDLLPALRGEDTTNIFFQELVNILLSYVCKSFRRSSKVLDFHHPHQLREGLEGFSLELPDQPENLEQLLVDCRDTLKYGVKTGHPRFFNQLSSGLDVIGLAGEWLTSTANTNMFTYEVSPVFILMEEILLKKMQEIVGWSEEEGDGVFCPGGTMSNLYSVLLARYHFFPEVKTKGMTALPRLILFTSAHSHYSVKKSAAVLGIGSENFVVVKCNDRGKMITAELESSIITAKDQGCVPFYINATAGTTVYGAFDPLNAIADICESHGLWLHVEASWGGGLLMSNLHRGKLQGIERAWSVTWNPHKMMGAPLQCSAILVKKRGLLKDCNQMCAEYLFQTDKHYDTSYDTGDKTIQCGRHVDVFKLWLMWKAKGSEGFESQVNKCLENAEHLFDKLKQRPDFELVFKSKPEHSNVCFWYIPPSLRNMSPGPERNRRLHEVAPKIKAKMMEQGMAMIGYQPLGDKVNFFRCVFSNPATQTEDVDYLLEEIASLGHDICIRTEADL from the exons ATGGAGGGGCAGCAGTGGAACAGTGAGATACTGGACAAACTTCACTCCCAGAACTCAAACATATGTGGACACATTATGGATTACTTGCAGCTACCAG AAAGCATAATTGAACATGCTAAACCAGGTGGGCAGGTTTTGGCAGAGAGTAAACAGCACAGAAGCTCATCTGACATCAACCCTCCACAGACAGCAAGTGATAACACCTGCAGCATAACCAAGGACTTCAGTTGCATCTACAgcaaag ATCTACTCCCTGCTCTCCGTGGTGAGGACACAACCAACATTTTCTTCCAAGAGCTGGTGAACATTCTCCTCAGCTATGTCTGCAAGTCATTCAGACGGAGCTCCAAAGTCCTGGACTTCCACCACCCTCACCAACTCAGAGAGGGCCTGGAGGGCTTCAGTCTGGAGCTCCCAGACCAGCCCGAGAACCTGGAACAACTCCTGGTCGACTGCAGGGACACCTTGAAGTATGGAGTCAAAACAG GTCACCCACGCTTCTTCAATCAGCTGTCATCAGGTCTGGATGTCATCGGTTTGGCTGGGGAATGGCTGACATCTACTGCCAACACAAACAT GTTTACTTATGAAGTGTCCCCAGTGTTCATTCTGATGGAGGAGATTCTACTGAAGAAGATGCAGGAGATTGTGGGTTGgtcagaggaagagggggatggagtgTTCTGTCCAG GTGGGACCATGTCCAATCTGTACAGTGTACTACTGGCCAGATACCACTTCTTCCCTGAAGTGAAGACCAAAGGGATGACTGCTCTTCCCAGGCTAATCCTCTTCACATCAGCACAT AGTCATTATTCAGTCAAGAAATCTGCAGCAGTCCTTGGGATAGGAAGTGAAAATTTTGTGGTGGTGAAATGTAATGACCG GGGAAAGATGATCACTGCAGAATTGGAGTCAAGTATCATTACTGCCAAAGATCAG GGTTGTGTCCCATTCTACATCAATGCCACAGCAGGCACCACTGTGTACGGAGCCTTTGATCCTCTCAATGCCATCGCAGACATCTGTGAGAGCCATGGACTCTGGCTGCATGTTG AAGCATCCTGGGGCGGAGGACTGTTGATGTCCAACCTGCACCGTGGGAAACTACAAGGGATTGAACG AGCCTGGTCTGTGACTTGGAACCCTCATAAAATGATGGGTGCTCCGCTGCAATGCTCAGCCATACTGGTGAAGAAAAGG GGCCTCTTGAAAGACTGCAATCAGATGTGTGCTGAATACCTTTTCCAAACTGACAAGCACTACGACACCTCTTATGACACCGGAGACAAGACCATTCAGTGTGGCAGGCATGTTGATGTCTTCAAGCTCTGGCTCATGTGGAAGGCCAAG GGTTCAGAAGGCTTTGAATCACAGGTCAATAAATGTTTGgaaaatgctgagcacttgtttgacAAACTCAAACAAAGACCAGACTTTGAACTCGTCTTCAAAAGCAAA CCTGAACACAGCAACGTGTGCTTCTGGTACATCCCACCAAGTCTGAGGAACATGTCACCAGGTCctgagaggaacaggagactCCATGAG GTGGCACCAAAGATCAAAGCCAAGATGATGGAGCAGGGGATGGCCATGATTGGCTATCAGCCGCTCGGAGACAAAGTTAACTTTTTCCGATGTGTCTTCTCCAACCCggccacacagacagaggatgtgGACTACCTCTTGGAGGAGATCGCTTCTCTTGGTCATGACATCTGCATCAGGACTGAAGCCGATTTATGA
- the LOC115113949 gene encoding glutamate decarboxylase 1-like, whose translation MEGQQWNSEILDKLHSQNSIICGHIMDYLQLPESMTEKSTPGGQILAESKQRSSSDNINSPQTSDNTCIPKDFSCIYNKDLLPALSGEDTTKSFFQELVNILLSYVCKSFRRSSKVLDFHHPHQLREGLEGFGLELPDQPENLEQLLVDCRDTLKYGVKTGHPRFFNQLSSGLDVIGLAGEWLTSTANTNMFTYEVSPVFILMEEILLKKMQEIVGWSEEEGDGVFCPGGTMSNLYSVLLARYHFFPEVKTKGMTALPRLILFTSAHSHYSIKKSAAVLGIGSENVVVVKCNDRGKIIPAELESSILTAKDEGCVPFYVNATAGTTVYGAFDPLNAIADICESHGLWLHVDAAWGGGLLMSKRHRVKLQGIERAWSVTWNPHKMMGAPLQCSAILVKKRGLLKDCNQMCAEYLFQTDKHYDTSYDTGDKTIQCGRHVDVFKLWLMWKAKGSEGFESQVNKCLENAEHLFDKLKQRPDFELVFKSEPEHSNVCFWYIPPSLRNMSPGPERNRRLHEVAPKIKAKMMEQGMAMIGYQPLGDKVNFFRCVFSNPATQTEDVDYLLEEIASLGHDICIRTETDL comes from the exons ATGGAGGGGCAGCAGTGGAACAGTGAGATACTGGACAAACTTCACTCTCAGAACTCAATCATATGTGGACACATTATGGATTACTTGCAGCTACCAG AAAGCATGACAGAAAAATCTACACCTGGTGGGCAGATTTTGGCAGAGAGTAAACAGAGAAGCTCCTCTGACAATATCAACTCTCCACAGACAAGTGACAACACCTGCATACCCAAGGACTTCAGCTGCATATACAACAAAG ATCTACTCCCTGCTCTCAGTGGTGAGGACACAACCAAAAGTTTCTTCCAAGAGCTGGTGAACATTCTCCTCAGCTATGTCTGCAAGTCGTTCAGACGGAGCTCCAAAGTCCTGGACTTCCACCACCCTCACCAACTCAGAGAGGGCCTGGAGGGCTTCGGTCTGGAGCTCCCAGACCAGCCTGAGAACCTGGAACAACTCCTGGTCGACTGCAGGGACACCTTGAAGTATGGAGTCAAAACAG GTCACCCACGCTTCTTCAATCAGCTGTCATCAGGGCTGGATGTCATCGGTCTGGCCGGGGAATGGCTGACGTCTACCGCCAACACAAACAT GTTTACTTATGAAGTGTCCCCAGTGTTCATTCTGATGGAGGAGATTCTACTGAAGAAGATGCAGGAGATTGTGGGTTGgtcagaggaagagggggatggagtgTTCTGTCCAG GTGGGACCATGTCCAATCTGTACAGTGTACTACTGGCCAGATACCACTTCTTCCCTGAAGTGAAGACCAAAGGGATGACTGCTCTGCCCAGGCTAATCCTCTTCACATCAGCACAT AGTCATTATTCAATCAAGAAATCTGCAGCAGTCCTTGGGATAGGAAGTGAAAATGTTGTGGTGGTGAAATGTAATGACCG GGGGAAAATTATCCCTGCAGAATTGGAGTCAAGTATCCTTACTGCCAAAGATGAG ggtTGTGTCCCATTCTACGTCAATGCCACAGCAGGCACCACTGTGTACGGAGCCTTTGATCCTCTCAATGCCATCGCAGACATCTGTGAGAGCCATGGACTCTGGCTGCATGTTGAT GCAGCCTGGGGCGGAGGACTGTTGATGTCCAAGCGGCACCGTGTGAAACTACAAGGGATTGAACG AGCCTGGTCTGTGACTTGGAACCCTCATAAAATGATGGGTGCTCCGCTGCAATGCTCAGCCATACTGGTGAAGAAAAGG GGCCTCTTGAAAGACTGCAATCAGATGTGTGCTGAATACCTTTTCCAAACTGACAAGCACTACGACACCTCTTATGACACTGGAGACAAGACCATTCAGTGTGGCAGGCATGTTGATGTCTTCAAGCTCTGGCTCATGTGGAAGGCCAAG GGTTCAGAAGGCTTTGAATCACAGGTCAATAAATGTTTGgaaaatgctgagcacttgtttgacAAACTCAAACAAAGACCAGACTTTGAACTTGTCTTCAAAAGCGAA CCTGAACACAGCAACGTGTGCTTCTGGTACATCCCACCAAGTCTGAGGAACATGTCACCAGGTCctgagaggaacaggagactCCATGAG GTGGCACCAAAAATCAAAGCCAAGATGATGGAGCAGGGGATGGCCATGATTGGCTATCAGCCGCTCGGAGACAAAGTTAACTTCTTCCGATGTGTCTTCTCCAACCCggccacacagacagaggatgtgGACTACCTCTTGGAGGAGATCGCTTCTCTTGGTCATGACATCTGCATCAGGACTGAAACCGATTTGTGA